In the Lujinxingia litoralis genome, one interval contains:
- a CDS encoding response regulator — protein sequence MLQKAVDYFIPENLRGERNIERKRAELAIKTVFFMVIWGPIIGLFSYTSQGSLPIALAIGAGTISIALAPFALKARRNMRVAGNLILLPFYALIVGLVFVSGGIQAASISWLALVPMFALLFFGAGPARIWMAITVLTWLAIFGADVGGFPFTDSTSPAGDELRRLLEIMGLGCVMFSMFVFKDRLQDWLIGNVKEREAETRAVVDTAPDGILAINADGVIEAANPATARIFGAEVRELYLRPIAELVPSLSASRLAQAAQDGSLREATQLEARRHGEDFPIEVALGVLGDSARASYVLILRDITERVAAKLALEKARDEALEANRAKSTFLANMSHELRTPLNAVIGYSEIVLEEIDYIEEEGGPAAEMVRPFRPDLKRIRSAGKHLLAVINDILDLSKIEAGKMTTHIELFDISELLDDVAGTVAPLAKQNFNALTLTLDPNLRFMRSDPTKVRQIVFNLLSNACKFTRQGQVKVDARSDDDTNTIVLRVEDTGIGMTPEELQEIFEAFTQADTSTTREFGGTGLGLTITRHFASLLGGTIEVESHKDQGTIFTVRLSADLRANELPRHSPAEERDTPRPDPGPGPGDTVLVIDDDPTVRDLLRRMLEREGFEVVAAASGTEGLHLAAELIPAAITLDVMMPQLDGWSTLARLKSDPQLEQIPVIMVTMVSETSRGYALGADHYLMKPIDRDALLTILDTYRSEPDQPQGRVLFVEDDEPTRSLIARVLTKEGWQVDQAENGLEGLDALGQKLPDLILLDLMMPKMDGFEFLRQVRKDEVHATIPVVVITAKELSAADRQELAQSTREILPKGGDESDLLLEQIRALVQRVREHA from the coding sequence ATGCTGCAAAAGGCTGTCGACTACTTCATCCCCGAAAACCTCCGGGGTGAACGCAACATCGAGCGCAAACGCGCCGAGCTCGCCATCAAAACCGTCTTTTTTATGGTGATATGGGGGCCGATCATCGGCCTCTTCTCCTACACCAGCCAGGGCTCGTTGCCGATCGCGCTGGCGATCGGCGCCGGCACCATCTCCATCGCGCTGGCCCCCTTCGCGCTCAAAGCCCGACGCAACATGCGCGTGGCCGGCAACCTGATTCTGTTGCCCTTTTACGCGCTCATCGTCGGGCTGGTCTTTGTCTCCGGGGGCATTCAGGCGGCCTCCATCAGCTGGCTGGCGCTGGTCCCGATGTTTGCCCTGCTCTTCTTCGGTGCCGGGCCGGCCCGGATCTGGATGGCCATCACCGTGCTCACCTGGCTTGCCATCTTTGGCGCCGATGTCGGCGGCTTCCCCTTCACCGACTCCACCAGCCCGGCTGGCGACGAGCTGCGCCGCCTCCTGGAGATCATGGGTCTGGGCTGCGTGATGTTCTCCATGTTCGTCTTCAAAGACCGCCTCCAGGACTGGCTCATCGGCAACGTCAAAGAACGCGAGGCGGAGACCCGGGCCGTGGTCGACACCGCCCCCGATGGCATCCTGGCCATCAACGCCGACGGGGTGATCGAAGCCGCCAACCCGGCCACCGCCCGCATCTTTGGCGCCGAGGTCCGCGAACTCTACCTGCGCCCCATCGCCGAACTGGTCCCCTCGCTCAGCGCCTCGCGTCTGGCTCAGGCCGCTCAAGACGGCTCCCTGCGCGAAGCCACCCAGCTCGAAGCCCGACGCCACGGCGAAGACTTCCCCATCGAGGTCGCCCTGGGCGTGCTCGGCGATAGCGCCCGCGCCAGCTACGTGCTCATCCTGAGGGACATCACCGAGCGCGTCGCCGCCAAACTGGCCCTGGAGAAGGCCCGCGACGAGGCCCTGGAGGCCAACCGCGCCAAGAGCACCTTTTTGGCCAACATGAGCCACGAGCTGCGCACCCCGCTCAACGCCGTCATCGGGTACTCCGAAATCGTCCTCGAAGAGATCGACTACATCGAAGAAGAAGGCGGCCCCGCCGCCGAGATGGTCCGCCCCTTCCGCCCCGACCTCAAACGCATCCGCTCCGCCGGAAAGCACCTCCTGGCGGTGATCAACGACATCCTGGACCTCTCCAAGATCGAAGCCGGCAAGATGACCACCCACATCGAGCTCTTCGACATCAGCGAGCTCCTCGACGATGTGGCCGGTACCGTGGCCCCCCTGGCCAAACAGAACTTCAACGCCCTGACGCTCACCCTGGATCCGAACCTGCGCTTCATGCGCTCCGATCCCACCAAGGTGCGTCAGATCGTGTTCAACCTCCTCTCCAACGCCTGCAAATTCACCCGCCAGGGCCAGGTCAAAGTCGACGCCCGCAGCGACGACGACACCAACACCATCGTCCTGCGCGTCGAAGACACCGGCATCGGCATGACCCCCGAGGAGCTTCAGGAGATTTTTGAGGCCTTTACCCAGGCCGACACCTCCACCACCCGTGAGTTCGGCGGCACCGGCCTGGGCCTGACCATCACCCGCCACTTCGCCAGCCTCCTGGGCGGCACCATCGAGGTGGAGAGCCACAAAGACCAGGGCACCATCTTCACCGTGCGCCTCAGCGCCGATCTGCGCGCCAACGAACTCCCTCGCCACTCGCCAGCCGAGGAGCGCGACACCCCCCGACCCGACCCCGGCCCCGGTCCCGGCGACACCGTGCTGGTGATCGACGACGATCCCACCGTGCGCGACCTGCTGCGCCGGATGCTGGAGCGCGAGGGCTTTGAGGTCGTCGCCGCCGCCAGTGGCACCGAGGGCCTTCACCTGGCCGCCGAGCTCATCCCGGCAGCCATCACCCTCGACGTGATGATGCCCCAGCTCGACGGCTGGTCCACCCTGGCGCGCCTCAAATCCGACCCTCAGCTCGAGCAGATCCCGGTGATCATGGTCACCATGGTCTCCGAAACCTCCCGCGGCTACGCCCTGGGCGCCGATCACTACCTGATGAAGCCCATCGACCGCGACGCCCTCCTCACCATCCTGGACACCTACCGCTCCGAGCCCGACCAGCCCCAGGGCCGCGTCCTTTTTGTCGAAGATGACGAGCCCACCCGCTCGCTGATCGCCCGGGTCCTGACGAAAGAGGGCTGGCAGGTCGACCAGGCCGAAAACGGCCTGGAAGGCCTGGATGCCCTCGGCCAGAAGCTCCCCGACCTGATCCTCCTGGATCTGATGATGCCCAAAATGGACGGCTTCGAATTCTTGAGGCAGGTCCGCAAGGACGAGGTCCACGCCACCATCCCGGTGGTCGTGATCACCGCCAAAGAGCTCTCGGCCGCCGACCGCCAGGAACTCGCTCAGAGCACCCGGGAGATCCTGCCCAAGGGCGGCGACGAGAGCGATCTTCTCCTTGAGCAGATCCGCGCGCTGGTGCAGAGAGTTCGCGAGCACGCCTGA